From Segatella copri, the proteins below share one genomic window:
- a CDS encoding DUF4250 domain-containing protein, whose protein sequence is MDKLPMNDVPMLVSAINFLLRDHEFETLDEICNHFNVNRAALEAQMATQGFEWSEQQKKFW, encoded by the coding sequence ATGGATAAGTTACCAATGAATGATGTTCCGATGCTCGTAAGCGCCATCAACTTCCTGCTTCGTGACCACGAGTTTGAAACACTCGATGAGATTTGTAATCACTTCAATGTGAACCGTGCGGCATTAGAAGCCCAAATGGCTACCCAAGGTTTTGAGTGGTCAGAGCAGCAGAAGAAATTCTGGTAA
- a CDS encoding NADH-quinone oxidoreductase subunit N codes for MNYSQFLNMIPEATLMVVLLITFIADFCSSKSADRKWFNPLVCLLMVAHIAINIFPTEATEAFGGMYTTGPAAGVLKTILALGTLIVMVQAKEWLSRKDTAFKEGEFYMLIISTLLGMNMMVSANHFLLFFLGLEMASVPMACLVAFDKYRHNSAEAGAKFILTATFSSGVMIYGISLLYAACGTLYFDDVAKVISASPLTIAGMVFFFSGLGFKISLVPFHFWTADSYQGAPTTVTGYLSVVSKGAAAFTLCAILMKVFQPMVEYWTVLLYIVIVLSITIANLFAIRQSDLKRFMAFSSISQAGYIMLAVVGNSAMSVSALTYYVLIYVVANLSVFTIISSIEEHNNGTVQMDSYNGLYKTNPRLAFLMTLALFSLGGIPPFAGMFSKFFVFMAAVGTHDIHTTLGAWAYGVVFIALVNTVISLYYYLLIVKAMFIKHSDNPLPTFQSACSTKLALAICTVGIVAFGICSFVFDWISVAVNA; via the coding sequence ATGAATTACAGTCAATTTTTAAATATGATTCCAGAAGCTACCCTGATGGTAGTTCTGTTGATCACTTTCATTGCTGACTTCTGCAGTTCCAAGAGCGCAGACCGTAAGTGGTTCAATCCTCTGGTATGTCTCTTGATGGTGGCTCACATTGCCATCAATATCTTCCCAACAGAAGCCACAGAGGCATTTGGCGGCATGTACACAACAGGTCCTGCTGCCGGTGTCTTGAAGACTATCCTGGCGCTGGGTACCCTCATCGTGATGGTACAGGCTAAGGAGTGGTTGAGCCGCAAGGACACTGCCTTCAAGGAGGGTGAGTTCTATATGCTGATTATCTCTACCTTGCTCGGTATGAACATGATGGTTAGTGCCAACCACTTCCTCCTGTTCTTCCTCGGTCTCGAAATGGCATCTGTGCCAATGGCTTGCTTGGTAGCATTCGATAAGTACCGTCACAATTCTGCTGAGGCAGGTGCTAAGTTCATCCTTACCGCTACTTTCTCAAGTGGTGTGATGATCTATGGTATCTCTCTGCTCTATGCTGCTTGTGGTACTTTGTACTTCGATGATGTAGCAAAGGTTATTTCAGCTTCACCATTGACCATCGCCGGTATGGTATTCTTCTTCAGTGGTCTCGGTTTCAAGATTTCCTTGGTTCCTTTCCACTTCTGGACAGCCGATTCATACCAGGGTGCACCAACTACTGTTACAGGTTACTTGTCAGTAGTATCTAAGGGTGCTGCAGCGTTTACTCTCTGTGCTATCCTCATGAAGGTGTTCCAGCCAATGGTAGAGTACTGGACCGTATTGCTTTACATCGTGATTGTACTTTCTATCACTATCGCTAACCTGTTTGCCATCCGTCAGAGCGACCTGAAGCGTTTCATGGCTTTCTCTTCTATCTCTCAGGCAGGTTACATCATGTTGGCTGTGGTAGGTAACTCAGCGATGAGCGTGAGCGCCCTGACTTACTATGTATTGATTTACGTAGTAGCCAACCTGAGCGTCTTCACCATCATCTCATCTATTGAGGAGCACAACAACGGTACAGTTCAGATGGACAGCTACAATGGTTTGTACAAGACCAACCCACGTCTGGCATTCCTGATGACCTTGGCATTGTTCTCATTGGGTGGTATTCCTCCATTCGCTGGTATGTTCTCGAAGTTCTTCGTGTTCATGGCAGCAGTTGGTACACACGACATCCACACCACATTGGGAGCCTGGGCATACGGCGTAGTATTCATCGCGTTGGTAAACACAGTTATCAGCTTGTACTACTACCTGCTCATCGTGAAGGCTATGTTCATCAAGCACAGCGATAATCCGCTTCCTACTTTCCAGAGCGCATGCTCAACCAAGTTGGCGCTTGCAATCTGCACCGTAGGTATCGTAGCATTCGGTATTTGCTCATTCGTCTTCGACTGGATTTCAGTTGCAGTGAATGCGTAA
- a CDS encoding YitT family protein: MTPPRPLWKSVQDYVLIAIGMISYAIGWNVFLLPTNVTASGLPGISSIIYWATGCPVQIPYFIVNATLLICAFKILGAKFCVKTVYAVIVVTILTSFFSSRLGDVHLLENQPLWAAFLGAVFCGCGIGLGFSVGGSTGGTDIIAAIVNKYRDISLGRVIMICDIFIISSSYLVVHDWEKVLYGYVVLCVQAFCIDQVVNSRRRSVQFFIISQKYEEIGKRINVDADRGVTVVNASGFYSGQDVKMLFVLAKQRQAPAIFRLISEIDPHAFVSQSAVIGVYGEGFDKIKYKSKKEHGV; this comes from the coding sequence ATGACTCCTCCTCGACCCTTGTGGAAGTCTGTACAAGACTATGTTTTGATTGCGATAGGTATGATATCCTACGCTATTGGATGGAACGTGTTCCTCTTGCCAACCAATGTAACAGCAAGCGGACTTCCTGGTATCTCCAGTATTATCTATTGGGCAACCGGTTGCCCTGTGCAAATTCCGTATTTTATCGTCAACGCCACCTTGTTAATATGTGCGTTCAAGATTTTGGGAGCAAAGTTCTGTGTCAAGACTGTTTATGCCGTTATCGTGGTAACCATCCTGACCTCTTTCTTCTCTAGCCGTTTAGGTGATGTTCATCTTTTGGAAAACCAACCTTTATGGGCTGCTTTCCTGGGTGCCGTTTTCTGTGGCTGCGGAATCGGACTCGGTTTCTCGGTTGGTGGAAGTACGGGTGGTACGGATATCATCGCAGCCATCGTCAACAAGTATCGCGACATTTCTCTAGGTAGAGTGATTATGATATGTGACATCTTCATCATCAGTTCCAGCTATCTGGTGGTACACGATTGGGAGAAGGTGTTATATGGTTATGTAGTTCTTTGCGTTCAGGCATTCTGCATCGACCAGGTGGTAAACAGCAGAAGACGAAGCGTACAGTTCTTTATCATTTCCCAGAAGTATGAGGAGATAGGCAAGCGCATCAATGTAGATGCTGATAGGGGAGTAACGGTGGTGAATGCCAGCGGTTTTTATTCCGGTCAGGATGTGAAGATGCTTTTCGTGTTAGCCAAGCAGCGTCAGGCTCCTGCTATCTTCCGTCTTATCAGCGAGATTGATCCCCATGCCTTTGTCAGTCAGAGTGCCGTTATCGGTGTGTATGGTGAAGGTTTTGACAAGATTAAATATAAAAGCAAAAAAGAGCACGGAGTTTAA